In one Terriglobia bacterium genomic region, the following are encoded:
- a CDS encoding peptidase dimerization domain-containing protein yields the protein MRHVIGCLALAALLSPLCAAQETATEREAARDVVQKIATLEKSLDVPAMVKRLTAPNPERDKVVARARELMEKDLLAMCDDITTHPEIGFKEKRSVQVLTDYLRAHGFEVQMGVGGLETAFVGRWKGNNGRPNLGVILEYDALRGTKGPFHGDQHSAQGPVGIATALAMAEYLQRTKSPGSVVVFGTPGEEIMPPEAKTQMFEAGVFNGMDVVVRSHSVMRTSRPAPGFGTCCMNIDAVKYIFSGAPAHQLTSWNGRNALEGVIHLFNNIDAIRSSVRPETRIQGIITEGGAAPNVTPDRAVADIWVRYPDAVYVAQVKRMVDDAARGAALATGTKVKIEDYGHSRDGISVATLSELAFAYMVKYGATAVTPEPEKPEGYEETGSLSSAVPGVEVTTQTSNSSNHTYEMEADALQEIGHHGFVVDAETMTAVLFDFATHPDYRTAVKREFDTIRGLFDEYQAALRMVYTVPNVAEPK from the coding sequence ATGCGGCATGTCATCGGCTGTCTGGCTCTGGCTGCTCTGTTGAGTCCGCTATGCGCGGCCCAGGAAACCGCGACCGAGCGCGAGGCGGCGCGTGACGTGGTGCAGAAGATCGCGACCCTGGAAAAGTCGCTCGACGTTCCTGCCATGGTGAAGAGGCTTACTGCGCCGAATCCAGAGCGCGACAAGGTGGTCGCGCGCGCCCGCGAGCTGATGGAGAAAGATCTGCTCGCCATGTGCGACGACATCACCACCCACCCGGAGATCGGATTTAAGGAGAAGCGCTCGGTGCAGGTGTTGACCGACTACCTGCGCGCGCACGGCTTCGAGGTGCAGATGGGAGTTGGCGGGCTGGAAACGGCGTTCGTGGGACGCTGGAAAGGGAACAACGGCAGGCCCAACCTGGGCGTGATCCTTGAATATGACGCGTTGCGCGGAACCAAGGGACCCTTCCATGGCGACCAGCACAGCGCACAAGGCCCGGTGGGGATCGCCACCGCGCTGGCCATGGCGGAGTACCTGCAGCGCACGAAGTCGCCCGGGAGCGTGGTGGTGTTCGGCACGCCGGGCGAGGAGATCATGCCGCCGGAAGCCAAAACGCAGATGTTCGAAGCGGGCGTGTTTAACGGGATGGATGTTGTCGTGCGCAGCCACTCGGTGATGCGGACATCGCGGCCGGCGCCGGGCTTTGGAACCTGCTGCATGAACATCGATGCGGTGAAATACATTTTCAGTGGCGCGCCGGCGCACCAGTTGACGTCCTGGAACGGACGCAACGCGCTGGAGGGCGTGATCCACCTATTCAACAACATCGATGCTATCCGCTCGAGCGTGCGGCCGGAGACGCGGATCCAGGGGATTATTACCGAAGGCGGCGCGGCGCCCAACGTGACGCCGGATCGCGCCGTCGCCGACATCTGGGTGCGCTATCCGGATGCGGTGTACGTCGCGCAGGTCAAGAGGATGGTGGACGATGCGGCGCGTGGCGCAGCGCTGGCCACCGGGACAAAAGTGAAGATTGAAGACTACGGCCATTCGCGCGACGGCATTTCGGTGGCGACATTGTCGGAGCTTGCCTTTGCCTACATGGTCAAGTACGGAGCAACCGCGGTGACTCCCGAACCGGAGAAGCCGGAAGGGTACGAGGAGACGGGCAGCCTGTCGAGCGCGGTACCGGGGGTGGAGGTGACGACGCAAACCTCGAATTCGTCCAACCACACCTATGAAATGGAAGCTGATGCGCTGCAGGAGATCGGGCATCACGGGTTCGTGGTGGATGCGGAAACCATGACGGCGGTCTTGTTCGACTTTGCCACGCACCCGGATTACCGGACGGCGGTGAAGCGCGAGTTCGACACCATCCGCGGCTTGTTTGACGAATACCAGGCGGCGCTGCGGATGGTGTACACGGTGCCGAATGTGGCGGAGCCGAAGTAG
- a CDS encoding tyrosine recombinase XerC, producing the protein MSAQRGQDGRVAKTAVEKGVANFLRSLRERNASLHTIHAYARDLGEFAQYAGEATWGAIDHVRIRGFLSHLYERGLSKTSVARALAAVRSLYRWLAREGIVEQNPAALVATPRLAKKLPRVPTIEEINTVLDGGMPDAAAFPERDRAILELLYGCGLRNSELVGMNLADIHWSNGVILVRGKGSKQRVVPFGESAGAAISAYLPAREAVLKARKKSSPALLVNRRGGRLTTRSVGRIVKSVAVARGLPPDLHPHTLRHAFGTHLLEEGADLRAIQEMLGHERLATTQRYTQLSMKHVIQVYDATHPRAK; encoded by the coding sequence TTGAGCGCGCAGAGAGGACAGGACGGACGGGTCGCGAAGACCGCGGTCGAGAAGGGCGTCGCAAATTTCCTGCGCAGCCTGCGCGAGCGCAATGCTTCGCTTCACACCATCCACGCCTACGCGCGCGACCTGGGCGAGTTTGCACAGTACGCCGGCGAGGCGACTTGGGGCGCCATCGATCACGTGCGCATCCGCGGTTTCCTGTCGCATCTGTACGAACGAGGACTGAGCAAGACCTCGGTGGCGCGGGCGCTGGCCGCGGTGCGCTCGTTGTACCGCTGGCTGGCTCGCGAGGGCATTGTCGAGCAGAATCCAGCGGCACTGGTGGCAACGCCACGGCTTGCGAAGAAACTGCCGCGCGTGCCGACGATCGAGGAGATCAATACCGTGCTGGACGGTGGGATGCCGGACGCGGCGGCGTTCCCGGAGCGCGATCGCGCGATCCTGGAACTGCTGTACGGTTGCGGGTTGCGGAACTCGGAACTGGTGGGCATGAACCTTGCCGACATTCACTGGTCGAACGGCGTCATCCTGGTGCGCGGCAAGGGTAGCAAGCAAAGAGTGGTGCCCTTCGGCGAGTCGGCGGGCGCCGCGATTTCGGCGTACCTGCCGGCACGGGAGGCGGTATTGAAAGCGCGGAAGAAGTCGTCGCCGGCGCTGCTGGTGAACCGCCGCGGCGGACGGCTGACGACGCGCAGTGTGGGGCGGATCGTAAAGAGTGTCGCGGTGGCGCGGGGGCTTCCGCCGGACCTGCATCCCCACACGCTACGGCACGCCTTTGGCACGCACCTGCTGGAGGAAGGTGCCGACCTGCGGGCCATTCAGGAGATGCTGGGACATGAACGATTGGCCACGACCCAACGATACACGCAATTGTCCATGAAGCATGTGATTCAGGTGTACGATGCAACTCATCCGCGAGCGAAATGA
- a CDS encoding ABC transporter ATP-binding protein → MTDVALEIESLESGYGEVQVLWGVSLRVRTGQLTTILGANGAGKSTTLRTIMHWLKPWKGRVMLDGQDVTRLSMHAKAQRGLVLVPEGRQLFSDMTVEENLQMGAYPPRTRKNVPKNLDRVYTLFPRLQERKRQLAGTLSGGEQQMLAVGRGLMQEPLVLMIDELSLGLSPLLAQQLFLTLKKLKQEGITIVLVEQNVHLALALADYAYVMAEGRVRLEGPAQQVENMDEVRSAYLGL, encoded by the coding sequence ATGACGGATGTTGCCCTCGAAATCGAGAGCCTCGAGTCCGGTTACGGCGAGGTGCAGGTGCTGTGGGGTGTGTCACTCAGGGTGCGTACCGGGCAGTTAACCACCATCCTGGGCGCCAATGGAGCGGGCAAGTCCACCACGCTGCGCACCATCATGCATTGGCTGAAGCCGTGGAAGGGACGGGTGATGCTGGATGGCCAGGATGTCACGCGCCTGTCCATGCATGCCAAGGCGCAGAGGGGTTTGGTGCTGGTGCCCGAAGGGCGGCAACTGTTCAGCGATATGACGGTCGAGGAGAACCTGCAAATGGGCGCGTACCCGCCGCGCACACGGAAAAATGTCCCCAAGAACCTCGATCGCGTGTACACACTGTTCCCACGGCTGCAGGAGCGCAAGCGCCAACTGGCCGGAACCCTGTCGGGCGGTGAGCAGCAGATGTTGGCGGTGGGCCGCGGGCTGATGCAGGAGCCACTGGTGCTCATGATTGACGAGCTGTCGCTCGGCTTGTCCCCCTTGCTGGCGCAGCAGCTTTTCCTTACGTTGAAGAAGCTGAAGCAGGAGGGGATCACCATCGTGCTGGTGGAGCAGAACGTTCACCTGGCGCTGGCGCTCGCCGATTACGCCTACGTCATGGCCGAAGGCCGGGTGCGGCTGGAAGGGCCGGCACAGCAAGTGGAGAACATGGACGAGGTCCGGAGCGCTTACCTGGGGCTGTAA
- a CDS encoding branched-chain amino acid ABC transporter permease: MGGILASMIDGVLVGSVYGLAAMGLSLIWGVMDVINLTHGSMIALGMFGMYMLFTAISTNAYLLLLPVIVGGLVLGVIVYWMSVHWVVGRPVLMSLLATFSVNMMVIGIGTIIWSTSPYNVNFSLPGITVGAYTFTGNHIAAAISAIVVALALELFLFRTRIGKAIRAVAQNRDAAELMGISSTAVLATAFGIGIALAASSGALVSTLFPFTILSGGVYELKSFVVTVLAGLGKPVGALVAGVLLGLLEGLVTPFIAVSWVPLIEFALFVVVLIFFPRGIFARKNA; encoded by the coding sequence ATGGGCGGCATTTTGGCCTCAATGATTGATGGCGTGCTGGTCGGCTCGGTCTACGGCCTGGCGGCCATGGGTTTGAGCTTGATCTGGGGCGTGATGGACGTCATCAATCTCACCCATGGCTCCATGATTGCGTTGGGTATGTTCGGCATGTACATGCTGTTTACCGCGATCTCCACCAATGCATACCTCCTGCTGTTGCCGGTCATCGTTGGAGGACTGGTCCTCGGAGTGATCGTGTATTGGATGTCGGTGCACTGGGTGGTAGGACGGCCGGTGCTGATGAGCCTGCTGGCCACCTTCTCCGTCAATATGATGGTGATCGGCATCGGCACCATCATCTGGAGCACCAGCCCTTACAACGTCAACTTCAGCCTGCCAGGCATCACCGTTGGCGCGTACACGTTCACCGGCAACCACATCGCGGCGGCGATTTCGGCCATCGTGGTAGCGCTGGCGTTGGAGCTGTTTCTGTTCCGCACCCGGATCGGTAAAGCCATTCGCGCCGTCGCACAAAACCGCGATGCCGCCGAGTTGATGGGCATCTCCTCCACGGCGGTGCTCGCCACCGCCTTCGGCATCGGCATCGCGCTGGCGGCGTCGTCGGGCGCCCTGGTCTCCACTTTGTTTCCCTTCACTATTCTTTCCGGCGGGGTTTACGAGCTGAAGAGCTTCGTGGTGACCGTATTGGCGGGGCTGGGCAAACCGGTGGGCGCGCTGGTCGCCGGTGTGCTGCTGGGGTTGCTGGAAGGACTGGTGACACCGTTTATCGCGGTTAGTTGGGTGCCGCTGATCGAGTTCGCGCTGTTCGTCGTGGTACTGATCTTCTTCCCGCGCGGGATCTTCGCGAGGAAAAACGCGTGA
- a CDS encoding ABC transporter ATP-binding protein, which produces MSALLEGKAVTKRFGGLLAVSDVSFVLNEGEILGLIGPNGAGKTTLFNVVNGVYKPDGGTFIFAGQDITGWPSNKLVHNGMARTHQIVKPLNEMTVLDNVTVGACFGREYLGLRAAREIALKVLERVHMADRANILAKHLTIAGKKRLEVARALAAKPRLLLLDEVLAGLNPTEVAKMLELIRAIRDQGVSIIMIEHLMHAVMAVSDRVMVLNFGLKIAEGKPDEVVRDPAVIEAYLGSADIADKLREVQ; this is translated from the coding sequence ATGAGCGCGCTGCTGGAAGGCAAGGCGGTCACCAAGCGCTTCGGCGGACTGCTGGCAGTCTCCGATGTGAGCTTCGTTTTGAACGAAGGCGAGATCCTCGGCCTGATCGGCCCCAATGGCGCCGGGAAGACGACGCTGTTCAACGTCGTGAATGGGGTGTACAAGCCCGACGGCGGAACCTTCATCTTCGCCGGACAGGACATTACCGGATGGCCTTCCAATAAGCTGGTGCACAACGGCATGGCGCGCACCCACCAGATCGTCAAGCCGCTGAACGAAATGACCGTGCTCGACAATGTCACCGTCGGCGCCTGCTTCGGGAGAGAATATCTGGGTCTGCGCGCGGCGCGCGAGATCGCACTGAAGGTGCTGGAGCGGGTACACATGGCCGACCGCGCCAACATCCTGGCGAAGCATCTGACCATTGCGGGGAAGAAGCGGCTGGAAGTGGCGCGTGCGCTGGCCGCCAAACCCAGGCTGCTGCTGCTGGATGAGGTGCTGGCAGGGCTGAATCCCACCGAGGTCGCGAAGATGCTGGAACTGATCCGGGCCATCCGCGATCAAGGAGTTTCCATCATCATGATCGAGCACTTGATGCACGCGGTGATGGCCGTTTCCGACCGCGTGATGGTCCTGAATTTCGGCCTGAAGATTGCCGAGGGCAAGCCGGACGAGGTGGTGCGCGATCCGGCGGTCATCGAAGCCTACCTGGGCAGCGCCGACATCGCCGACAAGTTGCGGGAGGTGCAATGA
- a CDS encoding amino acid ABC transporter substrate-binding protein, whose translation MKRTGVCLLLLFFAFCLAVQAQQTITIGFTVSKTGALNVDSLEQYNGFELWRDQVNAAGGIKAGGKSYQVKFASYDDESQSKRVQQLYSRLILEDKADFLFSPYSSPLTTSASIVSEQYGKVMLTTGAADEKTYKQGNKYLFQMFAPAAQYLETAIDALKAKDPKATVAFVYEDAAFSVAVVNPAKPYAQQQGFDVVFSEAYAPNTTDFSAILDKVTASKAKVLMGGGHYADGSTLARQLFARKAKMNMVTLLVAPDSPKWSELGDAAIGVSVPSQWEPQLSVKPQFGPTVADFNKAYTAKYNTEPSYESAGGYAAGLVLQHAIEQAGSIDSAKVAGALNGLDAITFYGRTKFSTTPSEHGLQIGHTMVIAQWQKDKSGKLIKQVIWPLANKSANHVYPIH comes from the coding sequence GTGAAACGCACTGGCGTTTGCCTTTTGCTATTGTTTTTTGCGTTCTGCCTGGCGGTTCAGGCGCAGCAAACCATCACCATCGGGTTCACGGTATCCAAGACCGGAGCCCTCAACGTCGATTCCCTGGAGCAATACAACGGCTTTGAACTCTGGCGCGACCAGGTGAACGCCGCTGGCGGTATCAAGGCGGGCGGGAAGAGCTACCAGGTCAAGTTCGCTAGTTACGATGACGAATCGCAATCCAAACGCGTGCAGCAGCTTTACTCGCGTTTGATCCTGGAAGACAAGGCCGACTTCCTGTTCAGCCCCTACTCCTCCCCCTTGACGACCAGCGCGTCCATCGTTTCGGAGCAGTACGGGAAAGTGATGCTCACGACGGGCGCAGCCGACGAGAAGACCTACAAACAGGGCAACAAGTACCTGTTCCAGATGTTTGCGCCGGCGGCGCAATACCTGGAGACGGCGATTGATGCCCTCAAGGCCAAGGACCCCAAGGCGACCGTCGCGTTCGTGTACGAGGACGCGGCCTTTTCCGTGGCGGTCGTGAATCCGGCCAAGCCGTACGCCCAGCAGCAAGGATTCGACGTGGTGTTCAGCGAAGCGTACGCTCCCAACACCACCGACTTCAGCGCCATTCTGGACAAGGTCACGGCATCGAAGGCGAAGGTCCTGATGGGCGGAGGGCATTACGCCGACGGTTCCACGCTGGCAAGGCAGCTGTTCGCCCGCAAGGCGAAGATGAACATGGTCACGCTGCTGGTGGCGCCGGACAGCCCGAAATGGTCGGAGCTGGGCGATGCCGCGATCGGCGTCAGCGTTCCGTCGCAATGGGAGCCGCAGTTGTCGGTGAAGCCGCAGTTCGGACCGACGGTGGCGGATTTCAATAAAGCGTATACGGCGAAATACAACACCGAGCCCAGCTATGAGTCGGCGGGTGGCTACGCCGCCGGCCTGGTCCTGCAGCACGCCATCGAGCAGGCAGGGAGCATTGACTCGGCGAAGGTCGCCGGGGCGCTGAACGGGCTGGATGCGATCACCTTTTACGGGCGCACCAAGTTCTCCACCACGCCCAGTGAGCATGGCCTGCAAATCGGGCACACCATGGTCATCGCTCAGTGGCAGAAGGACAAATCCGGGAAGCTGATCAAGCAGGTCATCTGGCCGCTCGCCAACAAGAGCGCCAACCACGTCTATCCCATTCACTGA
- a CDS encoding site-specific tyrosine recombinase XerD, giving the protein MAISALNERVLSGFVDYLKIEKGLARLSVEAYVRDLKQFSDFLQRPKPARALLRARRQDVRDFLGRLFSQQADGRSVARKLSALRQFYKYLLLDRMIEHDPTLNIDTPRQWKVLPKALSWAETESLLTPKAPQVGDPCHTNPSRTAIAARDRAMLEMLYAGALRVSEAVGVGLNDLKNEQGCVLVRGKGDKERIVPLGRAAVEALQHYLAGPRSVLAGQRSSPLLFIARGARRLTRQRVWQIVRAASQASGRAASPHMLRHSCATHMVENGADLRTVQTILGHADISTTQVYTHVAIDRLKTVFMQHHPRAKRRSW; this is encoded by the coding sequence GTGGCTATTTCTGCGCTCAACGAGCGAGTGCTCTCCGGGTTTGTCGACTACCTGAAGATCGAGAAGGGGCTGGCGCGGCTGTCGGTGGAAGCCTATGTCCGCGACCTGAAGCAGTTTTCCGACTTTCTGCAGCGGCCGAAGCCGGCGCGTGCGCTGCTGCGCGCCCGGCGGCAGGACGTCCGCGACTTTCTCGGCCGCCTGTTCTCGCAGCAGGCGGACGGACGCTCGGTGGCGCGCAAGCTCTCCGCGCTGCGGCAGTTCTACAAGTACCTGTTGCTCGACCGGATGATCGAGCACGATCCCACGTTGAACATTGACACGCCGCGGCAGTGGAAGGTGCTGCCGAAAGCGCTGTCGTGGGCGGAAACGGAAAGCTTGCTGACCCCAAAGGCACCACAGGTTGGAGACCCATGCCACACGAACCCGAGTCGAACGGCGATCGCGGCGCGCGACCGGGCAATGCTGGAGATGCTGTACGCCGGGGCGCTGCGCGTCAGCGAGGCGGTCGGCGTTGGCCTGAATGATCTGAAGAACGAACAGGGATGCGTGCTGGTGCGCGGCAAGGGGGACAAGGAGCGCATCGTGCCGCTGGGGCGCGCGGCGGTGGAAGCTTTGCAGCACTATCTGGCCGGACCGAGATCGGTGTTGGCGGGACAGCGAAGTTCACCCCTTCTGTTCATCGCGCGAGGGGCACGGCGCCTGACGCGGCAGCGCGTGTGGCAAATCGTGCGCGCGGCGTCGCAGGCGAGCGGACGGGCGGCGTCGCCGCACATGCTGCGCCACAGTTGCGCGACGCACATGGTGGAAAACGGCGCCGACCTGCGCACGGTGCAAACCATCCTCGGTCACGCGGATATCTCGACGACGCAGGTGTACACCCACGTCGCGATTGACCGGCTGAAGACGGTGTTCATGCAGCATCATCCACGGGCGAAGAGAAGGAGTTGGTAG
- a CDS encoding branched-chain amino acid ABC transporter permease, translating into MIVRRPLFYLILITAALFIAIPVRTNNVPLREDLLLVAVAIILASNLNLMIGYTGYVNFGNIVFYGLGGYIGLYLVTVKGWPLIWASLAAGVVVMIFALLFGLAILRLRGAYFALATIGILQAVQSFVSNFDPWGRSTGMYVSFEVYAPLGGAMRALWITYYLVVGVMALSLILSLGIKISKFGLGLFAIREDEDAAVVLGVNTTVYKAIVYSVSAFLPAVAGALMFFKNGMIDPLGAFELIASIEAIVMMMLGGQGTVVGAALGAGLYEQLRSSLLTSPKLSNFHLVIAGGLLLLVILFAPGGLIGWLYKLVPRARKVLE; encoded by the coding sequence GTGATTGTTCGCCGGCCGTTGTTCTATCTGATCCTGATTACTGCGGCGCTGTTCATCGCCATCCCGGTGCGAACCAATAACGTCCCCCTGCGCGAGGACCTTCTGCTGGTGGCCGTGGCCATCATCCTGGCCAGCAACCTCAACCTGATGATCGGTTACACCGGGTACGTCAACTTCGGCAACATCGTGTTCTACGGGCTGGGCGGATACATCGGGCTGTACCTGGTGACGGTGAAGGGCTGGCCCCTGATCTGGGCGTCGCTGGCGGCGGGCGTAGTGGTCATGATCTTCGCCCTGCTGTTCGGCCTGGCTATCTTGCGATTGCGCGGAGCATACTTTGCACTCGCCACCATCGGTATTTTGCAGGCGGTGCAGTCCTTCGTCTCCAATTTCGACCCGTGGGGCCGTTCCACCGGCATGTATGTTTCTTTCGAGGTGTATGCACCGCTGGGCGGCGCCATGCGGGCCCTCTGGATTACCTATTACCTGGTCGTCGGCGTGATGGCGCTGTCGCTAATTCTGAGCCTGGGCATCAAAATCTCGAAATTTGGCTTGGGCTTGTTTGCCATCCGCGAGGATGAAGACGCGGCGGTGGTGCTGGGGGTCAACACCACCGTGTACAAGGCCATCGTCTACAGCGTGTCGGCATTTCTGCCGGCGGTGGCGGGCGCGCTAATGTTCTTCAAGAACGGCATGATCGATCCCCTGGGGGCCTTCGAGCTCATTGCCTCGATCGAGGCGATCGTGATGATGATGCTGGGCGGTCAGGGCACGGTCGTGGGCGCGGCGCTGGGAGCGGGGCTGTATGAACAACTGCGGTCGTCGCTGCTGACCTCGCCCAAGCTTTCCAACTTCCACCTGGTTATTGCCGGCGGCTTGCTGCTGCTGGTAATCCTGTTTGCGCCGGGTGGGCTGATCGGTTGGCTGTACAAACTCGTACCACGGGCACGGAAGGTGCTCGAATGA
- a CDS encoding HD domain-containing protein, with protein sequence MSSIETVANPAIGGGADSSHKRKVRKRGLGSVNRELWLLLAMFAIALLLNLMVAEHRMLLGVYVLPTIFSAYYYGRRHAVLTALASVFLILALAYVNPIVLGKSFDFIAEEPWFDFMVWGGTLLVIAYLMGTLYDRKEEHLRELRQSYEGILMILQHIASDNKYSQNHPFRVSLTASKIAEQMELGSQRVEDVRAAALLHEIDKVGISNEMLYQAANMTPAELDQIQASLAQGRKLPPAKGGALWRIIPTLLAHHALMEKAEQSQLLPNAPLEARILLVSDVYDSLTSAKNARISPSEAMERISQRAGIEYDADVVDAMIQIFRRRGTQPGEPEMRTFGVD encoded by the coding sequence ATGTCTTCGATCGAAACGGTGGCGAATCCGGCGATCGGCGGTGGAGCGGATTCGTCTCATAAGAGAAAGGTACGGAAGCGCGGGCTGGGGTCGGTAAACCGAGAGCTTTGGCTGCTGCTGGCGATGTTTGCGATCGCGCTGTTACTGAATTTGATGGTAGCGGAGCACCGCATGCTGCTCGGCGTCTACGTGCTGCCCACGATCTTCTCGGCCTATTACTACGGCCGGCGGCATGCGGTTCTGACCGCCTTGGCCAGCGTGTTCCTGATCCTGGCGCTCGCTTACGTCAATCCCATCGTGCTGGGAAAGAGCTTCGATTTCATCGCCGAGGAGCCGTGGTTCGATTTCATGGTGTGGGGCGGAACACTGCTGGTGATCGCCTACCTGATGGGCACGCTCTATGACCGCAAGGAAGAGCACCTGCGGGAATTGCGGCAAAGCTATGAAGGCATTTTGATGATCCTGCAGCACATCGCGTCGGACAACAAGTACAGCCAGAACCACCCGTTCCGCGTATCGCTAACGGCGAGCAAGATCGCCGAGCAGATGGAACTGGGCTCACAACGGGTGGAGGACGTGCGCGCAGCCGCGCTGCTGCACGAAATCGACAAAGTTGGGATCTCCAACGAGATGCTGTATCAGGCTGCGAACATGACCCCCGCGGAACTGGACCAGATCCAGGCGAGTCTGGCGCAAGGACGAAAGCTGCCGCCGGCCAAAGGCGGAGCCCTGTGGCGAATTATCCCCACGTTGCTGGCACATCATGCGCTGATGGAGAAGGCAGAGCAATCGCAACTTTTGCCGAACGCGCCGCTGGAGGCGCGCATTCTGCTGGTGTCGGACGTATACGATTCGCTGACCAGCGCCAAGAACGCGCGCATCTCGCCATCGGAAGCGATGGAGCGGATTTCCCAGCGCGCCGGCATCGAGTACGACGCGGACGTTGTGGATGCCATGATCCAGATCTTCCGCAGACGCGGGACGCAACCGGGCGAGCCGGAGATGAGGACGTTCGGCGTGGATTAG
- a CDS encoding DUF72 domain-containing protein has product METGSSKFYAGTSGWAYAVWKPDFYPPKLPQKDFLKFYSTQLNAVEVNYSFRRMLNEKIIASWMAQTPQHFRFALKAHQAITHFRRLKNAQEPLQRFVDSIQPLAQAERLGPVLFQLPPDLKADAHLLNSFLELAPRRLRVAFEFRHASWFNADVFAVLERHNAALCIAESDKLASPERFTADFAYFRLRKPEYLKTERQQIATAMRKRLNQVGEIYAFFKHEERPDSPLYARELLEAVAGGSSAAA; this is encoded by the coding sequence ATGGAAACCGGTTCCAGCAAGTTCTACGCGGGCACATCGGGGTGGGCGTACGCGGTGTGGAAGCCAGACTTCTATCCCCCCAAGCTGCCGCAAAAAGATTTCCTCAAGTTTTATTCCACGCAGTTGAATGCGGTCGAGGTCAACTACAGCTTTCGGCGCATGCTGAACGAAAAGATCATCGCCTCGTGGATGGCGCAAACCCCGCAGCATTTCCGCTTCGCGCTCAAGGCGCACCAGGCGATCACCCATTTCCGCCGGCTCAAAAATGCGCAAGAGCCGTTGCAGCGCTTCGTGGATTCGATACAGCCGTTGGCGCAGGCCGAACGTCTGGGGCCGGTCCTGTTCCAGTTACCGCCGGACCTCAAGGCTGATGCGCACTTGCTAAACTCGTTTCTCGAGCTGGCGCCACGCCGGCTGCGCGTGGCGTTCGAGTTTCGCCATGCATCCTGGTTCAACGCTGACGTATTTGCGGTCTTGGAGCGACACAACGCTGCGCTGTGCATCGCGGAAAGCGATAAATTGGCGTCGCCTGAAAGGTTTACCGCTGACTTCGCCTACTTCCGCTTGCGGAAGCCGGAATACTTGAAGACAGAGCGGCAGCAGATCGCGACGGCGATGCGTAAGCGCCTGAACCAAGTCGGCGAGATCTACGCCTTCTTCAAGCACGAGGAGCGCCCAGACAGCCCGCTGTATGCGCGAGAACTGCTGGAGGCGGTCGCCGGTGGATCAAGCGCTGCCGCTTAG
- a CDS encoding IS1595 family transposase — protein sequence MNIREATAKFKTDDDCLTYIEQMRWPDGTVRCPTCGDHNVEKYERPVTNPDRRRSKTRSEDKTNRRKWFYICRNSDCREQFSPTSGTLFADTHLPLIVWFHAIAIMLNAKRGISAMQLQRDLGIGGYKTAWYLNHRIREAMQESNPEQLGGTVEIDETYIGGRIKGKGVSYAKAQKQVVRGAVQRGGQARFRHVSNAQIETIRGFVTAHISPETENVYTDQRGVYPSALAPQFTNRHQTVNYIIAEYARGDMTANSVESAFSLRKRGVTG from the coding sequence ATGAACATCCGCGAAGCAACCGCGAAATTCAAGACGGACGACGATTGCTTGACCTACATCGAGCAAATGCGCTGGCCTGATGGCACCGTGCGCTGCCCAACATGCGGCGATCATAACGTCGAGAAGTATGAACGCCCTGTGACCAATCCTGATCGCCGCCGCTCTAAGACCCGCTCCGAAGACAAGACCAATCGCCGGAAGTGGTTTTACATTTGCCGCAACTCCGATTGCCGTGAGCAGTTCTCGCCAACGTCGGGCACGCTATTTGCTGACACACATCTGCCGCTGATAGTTTGGTTCCACGCCATTGCAATCATGCTAAACGCGAAGAGGGGTATCAGCGCGATGCAACTCCAGCGCGACCTGGGCATCGGCGGTTACAAGACCGCCTGGTATCTGAATCATCGAATCCGTGAGGCCATGCAGGAATCGAATCCTGAACAGCTCGGCGGCACGGTAGAAATCGACGAGACGTACATTGGCGGCCGAATCAAGGGCAAGGGAGTTAGCTACGCGAAGGCGCAGAAGCAGGTTGTCAGGGGCGCTGTGCAGCGTGGCGGCCAGGCTCGGTTTCGGCACGTTTCCAATGCCCAGATAGAGACGATTCGCGGATTCGTCACCGCTCACATTAGCCCCGAAACTGAGAACGTCTATACCGACCAACGCGGCGTTTACCCTTCGGCACTTGCGCCGCAGTTCACAAACCGTCACCAGACCGTGAACTACATCATCGCCGAGTACGCGCGGGGAGACATGACGGCCAACAGCGTCGAATCCGCGTTTTCATTGCGCAAGCGTGGCGTGACAGGCTAG